One Paucibacter aquatile genomic window, TTGCCGAGGCGGCGCATCAGGCGGTCGTCGGCATAGCAGCCCTGGGCATCGAGGCTGGCGATGATGCGCTCGCCGGTGCGTTCGAACTCGACCACGCTGGGGTAGAGGATCTCCAGGCTCTGGCCGACCAGATCCTCACGCCGCGCCTGGAACATGGCCAGCAGCTGCTGGTTGCAGTCCTGGATCAGGCGCTGCGCAGACAGCACCAGGCCCATGGGCGCGAGGTCAAAGGCGGTGCGGTAGTCGAGCGGCATGGGCAGTCGGCAGGCAAGCGATGGCGGGGCGCAATTGTGGGGCGCGATTGTGGCTCAGGCGGATCGCTTCAGGGCGCTGCGCAGCGTTCAGGGCGGGCTGACCGGCGGCATGTAGACGATTTTGAGCGAGGGATCCAGGCCGCTGCTGTCCATGAAGGCCAGGGCATTGGGTGTGTTCAACAACCAGGCGCGCAGCGCTGCGCTCTGCCCGAACTCGCGCGGCGCGCGGCCACGGCCGCTGAAGGTCATGCGTGACCAGATGGCCTTGACCTGGGCCGCATCCTTCTCAAGCACCCGGTTGTAGAACTCGTGCTTGAGCTCACCGCTCTGGCTGCCCAGCACCGGCCGGCCGCCGCCGGGCAGCTCCAGCGTTTCACCCAGGAACAAGGCCGCCACCTGCTGCTGGCTCAGCAGCTTGACCGAATTCTGGGCCGACATCACCAGCACCGGCTGGGGCGGGCTGTAGTTCCTGATGATCTGCTCGATGCGACCGCTGGCCTGCAGCCGCTCCAGTCCGGCCAGCAGCATGGCGGCATCAAGCCGGCCGTTGCGCGGCACGGCGCAGCGGAACTCGGTGCGCGTGATGGGAAGCCGCCAGTTGGCGAACTGGTGGCCGGGGGTGTTGCGCATATGCCATTCGATCTCACGCGTGTCGGACACGATGTAGGGCGAGCGGATCAGCTTGAGCTTTTGCAGATTGCGATCGACGGCAAAGGTGTCGTCCCGGCGCAGCCGCCCATCATTGAAGCGCTCCTCCAGCCCGGGGTAGACAAAGCCCAGCACCGTACCGATGGTCTGGCCACGGTGCAGCTGATCGAGTGCTGTGATGGGCACAGCCGATTCATGACCGGCCAGCACCGTGGCCAGTTCGAACAGCGGCGGACCCCAGTGGTAAGCCTCGGGGTTGCGCACCCAGTCGCGGCTCAGGTGGCAGCGCAGATCCACATCACCGGCCAGCACCGCCGCATCGACCCGGGTGCGCGGCAGTACCTGGGTTTGCACCGTCAGACCCAGTTGCTCGGCCAGGGTTTGGACGATGTCGTGGTTGATGCCTGCCACCAGTGCCCCATCGCGGTAAAAGGCATAGGGCGCCGACCACGACTGCACGGCCGAGACTCGGAGTGCTTTGCCGGCCTCCGATCTGGCGGGCGCCGAAGCCAGCGTTTGAAGCGGCGCCTGAACCGACGGCTGGGCCAGGGCCGGTGTCGCCAGCATCGCCGAGGCCGCCAGCAGCAAAGCTGGCAGGCAGGCGCGCCCGGCCCGGCCCGGCACCGGGCGGAGCCGCAGGCTGTCGCAGGTGCAGGGGCGGGCGCGTGCGTTCATGGGTGCTTCACCTCAGAACACAAAATCCAGATTCAGGCTGAGCACGCGCAACTGGCCGTCCCAGCTTGGGCCGCGGTAGCTGCCGATGGGCGGAGGCGCCGGGTAGCTCACGCTGCCGGTCTGGCCCAGGCGGATCTCCTGGGTGTTCTTCAGCCATTCGTAGTGGAGCTTGAGTGCCAGGTTCTCTGCAAAGTCCCAGCGCAGGCCGGCCTGCCAGCTGCGCCGTCCGTTGGCGCTTTGCAGGAAGCGATCAAACGCAGCGTTGGCCGCCTGCGCGGCCGGCGGCGCTCCGGCAGCGCTTTGAAATCCCAGCGCTGCCTCGACGAAGCGGGTCTGGCCAATGCCTAGGAAAGGCGTGAAGGCGCCCATGCGGCGAGACAGCTGGGCATACCAAGCATTGGCGTCGGCCACCAGGATGGAGTCGGAGCGGCGCCGCATCCATTCGCCACTCAGGGTCCAGGCGCCTTGCTCCAGATTGAACCCCCCGGTATCGATGACTGCGCGTACCTGAGCCGGCGCTCGTGCACTCAGGACACTGGCGCAGTTGGCGCAGCCTGTGGCGCCCGAGGCCAGCACTTGCAACTGGGCCAAGGTGGCGGGCAGCTGGGCGTCGATCTGATACTCCGAGCGCCCCAGGCGCAAGCTCCAGTTCCCTTGGCGCCATTGGGCTGCCAGGGCCGTGATGGCGCGAGCCTTGATGCGTCCGGTGGTCAGGTCCACTTTGGCGCGGCCGTGGACCGCGTCCAGGCTCAGCTCGCCCGGGCCCAAGGTGTGGCGCCAGATGGCGCCCAGGCCATCAACCTTGGTGATGGGGTTGAGGTGGTAGAGCGAGCTGTAGGGCCGCACATTGGTCAGGGCGTAGGCCACATTGCGTGTCTCAGACAACATGAACACCGGCAGCGCCAGGCGACCGGCCCGCAGGCTCAGCGGGGTCGAGGTCTCCCAGCCGAGGTAGAGCCATTCGGTGCGGGGCCGGAAACGCAGCACGATATCGTCCTTGGCCAGCACCTGCCACACCAGGCGCAGCGGCCCATTGGGGTTGAGGGTGAGCTGCCCGGAGAGCTGGCTGTCGCCGTCGAAGCGCCAGTCGCGCAGCGAGGCATTGGCATTGCGCGCATCGGGCCGCATGCTGGCCACGGCGTCGTTGGAGCGGTAGGCGCCCAGAGTGCCGAAACCATCGAGCTTGACCCATTCGGCCAGCTCGCCGGCGGCCGGTGCGGCGCCGATTTCCGCGTTCGGCATAGGCTCCGGTTCGGCACGCACAGCCATGGCGCCCGCGGCCAGCAGCAGGGCCGACAGCACCGATGGTCGCCAGCCGTGGCGTGCCGCGTCCTTCATAGCAGGGCGTAGGTGGTGGTGGCCTGGGCGGCCAGGCGTTCATCGGGGTTGAGGATGTCGATGCTGCCAAAAGCCAGGCTCTTGCCCCGTCGCAGCACCGTGGCGCGAATCAGGCAGAAGGGCCCCGAGACCGGACGCAAAAAGCTGGTTTGCAACTGCACGGTGGTCATGGGTTTGAATTCACCCAGCTCGGTCATCATGGCCAGCACCATGGCCGTATCGGCCGCGGCCATGGCCACCTGGCCGCACATCACGCCGCCGACATGGACAAACGCGGGCTTGACCGGCAGGCGCAGGCTCACTTCACCGGGGCTGCAGCTCAGCACCTCCAGACCCATGTCGACGATCCAGGGCGCGAAGATGCGGGGCAGGGCGGCTTGCAGGTCCGAGGCCTGGAGGCCGGACGCTGGCGGAGGGGTGTGGGTGCTCATGGCTGGTTCTCAAGGCATGTAGACAATGCGCAGGCTCGCATCCACCAGGGCCAGGGGCAAAAAACCCACGGCTTCCGCGTGACGCTGCAGGAAGAGCTTGGTGGTTTCGGCCGAACTCAATTCTGCGGGGGCTTTACGGCGACCTCCGAACTGTTGCGCCGCCCAGGAGGCTCGAAACTGGGCGGGCTCTCGCTTGAGTATCGACGCAAAAAATTGTTGACGCTCGGGGCCGTTGCTCATCACCGGCAGAGCCGGCAGATCGTCTTGCAGACTGTGGCGCAAGCCCAGGAACAGCTCGGCCAGTGCGTTGCGACTGACTTGCCGCAGACGGCTGCGTACGGACACCACCACAGCCAACGCGGGTGCGCTGCGCGCGGTGACGATGGCTTCGATGCGGCCGCTGCTGAGCAGTTGCTCCATACCCGCCAGCATGTGCTTGACCTCGTAGCGGCCACGCGGCGAAAACCAGCAGCGGTAGGCCCGTGTGCCCAGCAGCAGGCGCCAGGACGCCAGCCCTGCCGGTCCTTCGCTGCCGCTCTGGCTGGTGAACCAGCTCAGTGTCTGTCGGCTGCCAACGGCATACGGGTGGCGATCCAGGGCGAGCTTGCGCAGCATGCGCTCCTCGTCCAGTGCGTCGTCGCGCTTGAGGTGGCCCTGCGCAACCAGGGTGTCGAGCACGGGGTATGCCTGGGCTTGCAAGGTGCCGATGGCGCTGCCGAGAGGCACTTGTTCCAGCGAGTCCACCGCCGCTGCGTCGGGGTGGGCTGCCAACAGGTCCTGAACATCGAACAGACCCGGGCTTTGCGGCAGCGGCTCCGGACGAGGGGCCTGCAAGGGGCTGAGATTGCAGGCCATGTCGGCCTCGCCGTTCAGCAAGGCCGTTTCGATGCGCAGCCGTGGCAGGGCCTGCCATTCGAAGCGTGCATGAAGCAGTGCCGCCAAAGCCTGGCCAATCTCGACATCGATGCCGGCGCTGACCTGCTGCTCTCGCCAGATCACAAAGGGCGGGCTGTTGGCCCGGGAGACCGCGACCCGCAGGGCCGGCGGCTCCTCTGCGCAGCGGGCGGGCAGGGGCAGGCCACTGCACAGGACCAAGGCCGAGCACAGGGCCCGCCCGCCCGCGAGCCATTTGCCCGGCCTGCGGGACCTGCGGCGCTCGGTGTCTTGAGTGAGGCGCATGCTCGCGGCCGGTTCAGAACACAAAATCTGCGCTGACCGTCAGCAGGTTCAAGCGCCCATCCCAGGGGGCGCTGTTGGGCAGCAGGCGGATCTCGCCATCGCGCGGCGTGCTGCGGTCGCGCGTGGCCGTCCAACGTTCGAGCTGCAGCTTGAGGGCCAGCTTCTCAAAGCAATCCCAGCGCAGGCCCAGCAGTTCGATGCGGCGGTCCCAGGGGCGCTGCAGGCTGCGGTCCAGGTCGGCCAGGCTTTGCGCGCTCGCTTCGGGGCTGCCGGGTGCCGCTTGCAAGCCCAGTGGCGCTTCGGTGTGGGCGGAACGGCCGACCGCGGCATAGGGCGTCCAGCGCCCGAAACGGCGCGACAGCAGGGCGTACCAGGCCTGGACCTTGGCGTTGAAGACCGAGTTGCCGCCGCGCTGCATGGCCTCGGCGGTCAGCGTCCAGTCCTCATGCTCCCAGACCAGGGCGAGGTTGATCACATGGCCTTGGACGCCCCGGGTGCGCGCGCGCTGTGGCAGGACCTCGCTGCAATTGAGGCACAGCTGCGGCGAGTTGC contains:
- a CDS encoding PaaI family thioesterase; the encoded protein is MSTHTPPPASGLQASDLQAALPRIFAPWIVDMGLEVLSCSPGEVSLRLPVKPAFVHVGGVMCGQVAMAAADTAMVLAMMTELGEFKPMTTVQLQTSFLRPVSGPFCLIRATVLRRGKSLAFGSIDILNPDERLAAQATTTYALL
- a CDS encoding substrate-binding periplasmic protein, which encodes MRLTQDTERRRSRRPGKWLAGGRALCSALVLCSGLPLPARCAEEPPALRVAVSRANSPPFVIWREQQVSAGIDVEIGQALAALLHARFEWQALPRLRIETALLNGEADMACNLSPLQAPRPEPLPQSPGLFDVQDLLAAHPDAAAVDSLEQVPLGSAIGTLQAQAYPVLDTLVAQGHLKRDDALDEERMLRKLALDRHPYAVGSRQTLSWFTSQSGSEGPAGLASWRLLLGTRAYRCWFSPRGRYEVKHMLAGMEQLLSSGRIEAIVTARSAPALAVVVSVRSRLRQVSRNALAELFLGLRHSLQDDLPALPVMSNGPERQQFFASILKREPAQFRASWAAQQFGGRRKAPAELSSAETTKLFLQRHAEAVGFLPLALVDASLRIVYMP
- a CDS encoding substrate-binding periplasmic protein, encoding MNARARPCTCDSLRLRPVPGRAGRACLPALLLAASAMLATPALAQPSVQAPLQTLASAPARSEAGKALRVSAVQSWSAPYAFYRDGALVAGINHDIVQTLAEQLGLTVQTQVLPRTRVDAAVLAGDVDLRCHLSRDWVRNPEAYHWGPPLFELATVLAGHESAVPITALDQLHRGQTIGTVLGFVYPGLEERFNDGRLRRDDTFAVDRNLQKLKLIRSPYIVSDTREIEWHMRNTPGHQFANWRLPITRTEFRCAVPRNGRLDAAMLLAGLERLQASGRIEQIIRNYSPPQPVLVMSAQNSVKLLSQQQVAALFLGETLELPGGGRPVLGSQSGELKHEFYNRVLEKDAAQVKAIWSRMTFSGRGRAPREFGQSAALRAWLLNTPNALAFMDSSGLDPSLKIVYMPPVSPP